From a region of the Cherax quadricarinatus isolate ZL_2023a chromosome 75, ASM3850222v1, whole genome shotgun sequence genome:
- the LOC128691798 gene encoding LOW QUALITY PROTEIN: large ribosomal subunit protein eL15-like (The sequence of the model RefSeq protein was modified relative to this genomic sequence to represent the inferred CDS: inserted 1 base in 1 codon) has product MGAYKYMQEIYRKKQSDVMRFLLRXRAWQYRHLNKLHRAPRPSRPEKARRLGYKAKTGYVIYRIRVRRGGRKLPVPKGATYGKPKSHGVNQLKPTRNLQFLAEERTGRRLGGLCVLNSYWVAQDSTFKYFEVILVDTRHNSIRKDASKNWLCKSTQKHREMRGKTSAGRKHRGLGRGYRYSQTKGGSRRAAWLRRNTLS; this is encoded by the exons ATGGGCGCATATAAATACATGCAGGAGATTTACAGGAAGAAGCAGAGTGATGTTATGCGCTTCTTATTGC GTCGTGCCTGGCAGTATCGGCACTTAAACAAGCTACACCGTGCTCCCAGACCCTCTCGTCCTGAGAAGGCCCGTAGGCTTGGCTACAAGGCTAAAACTGGCTATGTGATTTATCGCATTCGTGTTCGTCGTGGTGGTCGCAAGCTCCCAGTGCCCAAGGGTGCCACATATGGTAAGCCCAAGAGCCATGGTGTGAATCAGCTGAAGCCAACCCGCAACTTGCAGTTTCTAGCTGAGGAACGAACTGGGCGAAGACTTGGTGGTCTGTGTGTGCTGAACAGCTACTGGGTTGCCCAAGACTCTACATTCAAATATTTTGAAGTGATTTTGGTTGACACTCGTCATAATTCCATTCGGAAGGATGCTTCAAAGAACTGGTTGTGCAAGTCTACACAAAAGCACAGAGAAATGCGTGGAAAGACTTCGGCAGGCCGCAAGCACCGTGGTCTGGGACGTGGTTACCGCTACTCTCAGACGAAGGGAGGATCACGTCGTGCTGCCTGGTTGAGGCGCAATACTTTGTCTTGA